The Heptranchias perlo isolate sHepPer1 chromosome 17, sHepPer1.hap1, whole genome shotgun sequence genome has a segment encoding these proteins:
- the LOC137334342 gene encoding secreted frizzled-related protein 5, with translation MAFGAIGSPIKPRLQILAFVVTCLLPVASHGLFVNLGSSTRCLTIPKAMALCYDIGYAEMRIPNILEHETVAEVIQQSSSWLPLLARECHPDARIFLCSLFAPVCLDRFIYPCHSLCVAVRNSCAPIMACYGYPWPEILNCNKFPADHGMCISTISNRTASHRRTVPQASCRDCELEETASSREILNTFCSHDFAVKIRISKRNTSFSRISDFEMDSRLEVFKHGPLLKTEIHPKLQHWLDLDATCVQNMTRGSRAGTYVIVGRVQNGRIVVNKVYLWQKRDKNLMLAVRKWKHYRCRTQY, from the exons ATGGCCTTCGGGGCAATTGGGAGTCCCATCAAACCCAGGCTGCAGATCTTGGCGTTCGTTGTAACCTGCTTGTTACCCGTGGCTTCTCACGGGTTGTTTGTAAACCTGGGCAGTTCCACCAGATGCTTGACCATCCCCAAGGCGATGGCCCTGTGCTACGACATTGGCTATGCGGAGATGAGGATCCCCAACATACTGGAACATGAAACGGTCGCTGAAGTTATCCAGCAGTCCTCCAGCTGGTTACCTTTACTGGCCAGAGAATGTCACCCGGACGCCAGGATCTTTCTTTGTTCTCTTTTCGCACCCGTCTGCTTAGACAG GTTTATATACCCTTGTCACAGTCTCTGTGTAGCAGTGAGGAACAGCTGTGCCCCCATCATGGCCTGCTATGGCTACCCATGGCCAGAAATACTGAACTGCAACAAGTTCCCTGCTGACCACGGCATGTGCATCTCAACTATCAGCAACAGGACAGCATCACATAGAAGGA CAGTGCCCCAAGCAAGCTGTCGAGACTGTGAATTGGAAGAAACCGCCTCATCAAGAGAAATACTCAATACGTTTTGCTCACATGATTTTG CTGTGAAAATCAGAATCTCAAAGAGAAACACAAGTTTTTCCCGGATCTCAGATTTCGAGATGGACAGCAGGCTGGAGGTCTTCAAGCATGGGCCCCTCCTCAAGACAGAGATTCACCCCAAGCTTCAGCACTGGCTTGACTTGGATGCTACTTGCGTCCAGAACATGACACGAGGCAGCCGTGCGGGGACTTATGTGATTGTGGGCCGGGTCCAGAATGGCAGAATTGTGGTGAACAAGGTGTACTTATGGCAAAAGCGTGACAAAAATCTCATGCTCGCCGTCAGAAAGTGGAAACACTACAGGTGTCGTACGCAATATTAA